One Peromyscus leucopus breed LL Stock chromosome 20, UCI_PerLeu_2.1, whole genome shotgun sequence genomic window, TAAGGGACCATCAGAAAAACCATTTACAAAAGGCATAGGTTTCTCACTTGAATTGAAGGTTTGAATTGGAAGCTTAATGGAGATTCATGAGAGATCAGATGGAAAGACACAGAAATCCTTTAATAATATTCTCAAGAACTCAGATTTTAAAGTTATCCAAGTACACAGAGGAAAGAAGTGTTTAGGAGAGCAGATGCTGCTGCCACAGGCAGGATGGGATGAAGAGGGAGCATCTGGAGATGAGGTTCAGGCTTGAGTAACCAGTCATGGACTGTGACAGTCTAGTCTCTGGATGTCTTAAGACCACTGGAAACAATCTTTGCATTTTGAGAAAGAAATCCTAGTGCTTTGTAAATGAACAGAGAAAGCAGCAGCTCAAGAGTAGGATCTGCAGGTGACAGACACAGGAGGACAAGGGAACAATACCGCTGTGACAGAGACTATGAGGCAGAGAGCTGATGCTCGAGAGGCAAAAACAAACAGGTCAGATGGAAGATGACAGGCTAGCAGTACATGCATGGATCAAGTCAAGATGTACCTACAGAAAGGCGATGTtcacacacagtaggtgttcGTGAAAGGACAGTGTGGAAAACCAGGAGGGCCAAGGCAGCCTCCTTCCTGGAACATGAGACAAAATAGTCTTTGCACGTAGACTCTTTTCTGCCCCCTTAGGTCCTCGTCATACGGATCCTAATACTAATCCTGTCAAGTCAGCATAAAAAAGcaagaataaaaacacaatttCAAGATAacccaaagtaaaatattttcttctttatatccaggtatttcttttgaaatgaaataaaatatcccACATATAACCAAGAAATATATTTGGCAAGCAACAGACTTATTATTAAAAATCAAGCTTATCACAAAGCTGGATTATACAGATAGAACATGACACTTTTCAGATTTTCAACAAGTATTAAGGGAGGTATTTCAACTTGTAGGACTATATAAACACAGATGTGAAAATTTATCACATTTTTAGAAATGTGGTAAGCATAATTGACTTTAATAGAAGGGAAAAAACCTGTTAATTTGTAAAACATTAAATTCTGGGAAATGTGCACGTTTCTTCTGGAAAATGTATGTGTTGGATCATGCATGTAGGAGAATAGAGGGAAAGCCACTGTTAGCGCTGAATTGgaaagaactgaactcaggagaATCAGGCATTCTTAGAGAGAACCTTAAGACAAAACTGAACTCAAggggttgcagagatggctcagaggttaagagcacattggctgatcttccagatGTCCCAAGTTcctagctcccacatggtggctcataaccatctataaatgagatctggtgtctttttctggcctgcaggcatgcatgcagataaaacactcatatacataaaataaattttaaaaaaaatcttaaaacaaaaaactgaccTCTAGAACTGGGGACCAGCTtagtagaatgcttacctagcacaTGCAAGGTCTTATATTCAATACTCAGCACTACAAAAGAAAGATTCTTGAGGCATATGTGGAACAGTTTTAGCAATTTCATTAACAATGGCTAAAATTAGGAAGCAAGAAAATCTTCAATTTCCTTACTTTGATATGATTATCACTATTACAGAATCTGAGTCCAGCTTTTCattatagagaaataaaataagtttatttccCTGTATTTGATAGCTCCTCAAAAAGCTGCCCTCATGGAAAGGTAGAACAGATAAGTAGCAAAAGGACCAATATTTAGGGCTGTCCTACTTAGCATCACCTGCCAATTCTACACAATCTCATTGAGTAATTCCTTTTATCTGGTTGGGGTTTTGTGGGCATGTCTTTGAGGCACTGTCTTGACTAATAATTGATGGAGAAGGGCCAAGCCCACTGCAGGTAGTACAATAACCTGGGCAAGCAATCCAGAGTTGTGtaaggaagctagctgagcaagcaagcaaggcagAGAACAAGGCAGCAAGCAAGTtactgccctggcttccttcagtgatgggctgtgacttGGAAGTGTTAAGGTGGAATAAACCCTTTTGTCTCCTAAGTTTCTTTAGGTCAGAGTGtccaatcacagcaacaggatGAAAGCCCCAGCACCAAAGAGGGaaatacaaatttataaaataatttaaggtaAATAGTACTCATTACTATCCAAAATGGAATTTAACCAGAGAGTTGCAAAACTGGGGATACAAGACTGTCCCTCCATGACCCTAAATCTACAAAGGGAGACAGAAAGGCCtatgtatgtgatttatttatgaataaattCCTAAGAAAAAGCCATGGGCATAACAGTGTATGCTAAAGAGCTAAGAAGATGTGTTGTCAATCAACACATTTACACTCAAAGAAAACCTGTATGTTCCATTCTAATAAGGTATAAGATTTGTTCCAGATGTCTCAGAAACATAACAGGTACTCACTTCCGTGAGAATGGGCAGGAGTGGCTCAGGGGATTTAAAGAGACAGAGCAGCGGGTGAGTTGGGCAAGCTATGGAAAGGCTTGAGTATAGTGCTGATGCCTGAGACTGATTCAAGAGCTACTCCAGGTTTTCATGCAGGAAACTAACTTCAGAAATACACAAGGAATATGTAAATGCATTGTCCTCATTATGGCAAACTGTTGGGTTAAATGAAATTTTGCATACGTAGTTAACATTGTCACCCATTCCGTAGGCATTATACTTGGCATGTAATATGATTAAATGTTTAAATGGTGAAAagctagattaaaaaaatatctgCCTAGCTAGTTAACGATATACCCTTTAATAAAGACAGATAAGGCATTTAATTGAATGCGCTGAAAATTACTGCAAAGATGGCTCCCCAAAACTCGGTTTTTAGATGATCAATTAAATGGACATGCTGTGTTATAGACGGGATTGTGTCCTACCAAAATTGAATGATGTAACAGTCTCCAGAGCTGTGAGATGGAGGTTCCCATTGTTGAAGCCTCTCAGGGTATATGAGTTTTAGAGTCGAAACAGATGTGTCAATAGGAGATAATTCACTAATATTCTGTCTCCATTCTtcccaaaatatttattttgttctctcaCATGTGAAAGGCTGACTAGAGGGTCATGAAGGTTAATTTAGCATCGTCGAGTTGCAGTATTATGCGATACAATGATCCGTAAGTCATGTTTCAAAACAACTTTATTGAAAAAAGGTGATAGAAAAAGTACACAATTTGTAATTCACTATTAATAGTCTTCTAATAGTATATGCACAACTAAACTTGTTAACCACAGTGGACAAGGAAAATAACAATCCTTGATAACTTTTCTTAAGGATaatcaataatttattttcttattgtcaCAAGTTACCACAATTATCTAGCTACATGACCAGTGTCACTACATATCACAGGAAGATTGTCCACCCACACTTTACTGAGACAAAGACAACTGCCATTAATGTGTTAAATGTACAACAGGATGTTAAAAGGGGTGTTACTTCATGTATAAGACAAGATGTGGCATGTAGTTTATTAGCAGATTTGACTTAGTATACACTATGCCAGGAAGGAAGCATAGACATGTTTTGGCATTGAATTATTAAAATAGGAAATAAGAAAATTAGAGAAATAAATCCAGATTTTAACTTACAATAGATACATTAAAATAGGAAATTAATTAGGTCCTTAGTTTTTTGttcgatttttttctttcctttgttttttcattgttttatttttttctataaatgacTGCTATGAATATATCACAAGTTAAGGAAAGATAATAGCCAAAGAAGGTACCagcatatgaaaaacaaattaaaaagtacCAGGTATTTTTGCTTACAAAAAATTTAAACTGTAAAgtcacaaaatatatataaaaatgccACATTGAACGAGGCAATCATACTCTACCGAAACAGGTAGCGTGCGCTCCGGGCCACGTGTCCCATTTGCCTGGTCATACGGTGGTCACCGACAGAAAGGCATTATGGACTCTCGTGCCATCGGGAGACTTGGCTCCATGGGTCATCAGTTCTTGGATTGTCATCCAGTTATCCAAAATTTTCTTGTTTCgcttcttcatcatctttttgtGGCTCAGTTCAATGATGCTCAGCTCCTTCTTGCCCTCGCCGCTGCTCTGCGGGCTCTCCTTGAGACACTCCAGCCGGCTCCGCATCATGAACTCCCGGCGCCGGCGCTGCTCCTTGGCCCGCACCAGATGCTGCTTTCTCTCCTCCTTGCTCCAGTAGCGCCCCATTTTCATCTCACTCATGGTGTCATCATCTGTGGTCATGCCACTCCGCTCCTCCTTGATCTTTAAGGCACGTTCCTTCAGAATTCGGTCTCGCACTGGCCTCTTGGTTATGTACCGGGTCCCGTCACTCCTAATTTTTACCTTCCATTCCATCTTGGGCTCTGAGCCCTTTTGCGATTCCTTACACATGCTCACCAAACTGAGCTGACTCTGGGCGTACTCCACGGCAGATTTCTGCTGAATTAACTGCATGTAGCTTTGATAGTGCCGGGCATGTGCCGGGATGTTGGCGTATCTGTAGGCGGAGCTGTGGTAGGGAGAGAGGTATGGAGTGCGCTCATTGACTGTGTTCTCCTGATCTGGAAGCTGGTGGTTTTCTAGACTCTTCTCCAGACTTTCAATACTGCAGCCTTCGTCGGTGGTTTTGACGTGGGTAGATGTGTATTCCTTGGTGCTCGGTCTGGAGGGGGACTGATGGGCTGTCATTGTGCTTCTTAGGTTTTTCTTATTGGCAAGGTTGATCATTCTTGGGAGGGAACTGTCAGGGGATCGGTCTATAGTCAGTGGCGTGCTTCGGCAGCTCTCAGCTGTGTTGTATGCACTTGAGCTGTCCTTGTCTGACTTTTCTGGATGCTCCATGATGTCATCCAGTTTCCCCCTTTGCGTATCCAGGCTGGTGTTGTAATTTCGGAATCCTCCGTCATGCAGTGCCCAGATGTCTCCGTATTGGTCCGTCACTTTCTGGAGCCTGTGAGCCTGCATGATATTCTGACACTCCAGCTCAATGTTTCTCAGCTCTTCGTTCAGCAGCTGCAGCTCATGCTCCACCCCATCCTGCTGCCCCTGGTTGCATTCAATTGTGCTGCTTGAGTAGTACAGGTCATAGTCTCCGTGGTTTCGAATCTTCAGCTCCAACAGCTGCTGGAACCCTTCACATACCTCATGGTTGCTGGCGCAGTCCGAGTCCAGGCACTCTCCACCAGCAAAGCTCTCGTGACCCTGAAGCTCGAGGCTTCCTAGCGTGTCTTGGCTCTGccccagctctctcttgctcttcaAAGATGTGCTGTGGGGGCCCTCGACCACATTCTCCTGCTCCGAGCTCTCGTCGTTCCGCAAGCTCTCGTCGGTGCGCCCGACTCCACTGTCCTTCTCCTGATTGTTGGAAGAAGATGTCGCCGTGTCTGTTGtaccttcctcttcttcctgcttctttgGCTGAAAATAAAGAGATCCCAAGAAGTCATTGTGAACAAACACAGGCTGTTGTACACTTGCCTGAAAAACATTGCTTCCCGGCTAAGGCGCGATTCCTAGATGCAGCTCTAACTGTAGCATGCATActaattttagaaatgaagacaATTAGCTCGTGACAGCCTTCTGTGCAGCGACATAGAGGGAATAAGCACTTCTTTCATTATGCT contains:
- the Pdzrn4 gene encoding PDZ domain-containing RING finger protein 4 isoform X2, which produces MGCNLCAFQKREEHYKLLYEVSQVNGKDLSKATHEEAVEAFRTAKEPIVVQVLRRTPLSRPTFGMVPEVQLTNASTQTDITFEHIMALAKLRPLTPPVPDTCPFLLSDSCHSLHPMEHGFYEDNEYVSSLPADADRAEDFEYEEVELCRVSSQEKLGLTVCYRTDDEEDTGIYVSEVDPNSIAARDGRIREGDRILQINGEDIQNREEAVALLSSEECKRIVLLVARPDIQLDEGWLEDERNEFLEELNSEMLEEEHNEGAQHTANELQQPKKQEEEEGTTDTATSSSNNQEKDSGVGRTDESLRNDESSEQENVVEGPHSTSLKSKRELGQSQDTLGSLELQGHESFAGGECLDSDCASNHEVCEGFQQLLELKIRNHGDYDLYYSSSTIECNQGQQDGVEHELQLLNEELRNIELECQNIMQAHRLQKVTDQYGDIWALHDGGFRNYNTSLDTQRGKLDDIMEHPEKSDKDSSSAYNTAESCRSTPLTIDRSPDSSLPRMINLANKKNLRSTMTAHQSPSRPSTKEYTSTHVKTTDEGCSIESLEKSLENHQLPDQENTVNERTPYLSPYHSSAYRYANIPAHARHYQSYMQLIQQKSAVEYAQSQLSLVSMCKESQKGSEPKMEWKVKIRSDGTRYITKRPVRDRILKERALKIKEERSGMTTDDDTMSEMKMGRYWSKEERKQHLVRAKEQRRRREFMMRSRLECLKESPQSSGEGKKELSIIELSHKKMMKKRNKKILDNWMTIQELMTHGAKSPDGTRVHNAFLSVTTV
- the Pdzrn4 gene encoding PDZ domain-containing RING finger protein 4 isoform X1, with translation MGFALERFAEAVDPAFHCQLCGQVLEEPACTPCGHVFCASCLLPWAARRRRCPLQCQPLEPGELYRVLPLRNLVQQLRVQCDYRARGCGHTVRLRELAAHVQSCAFGPASRCGRHCPGGCGGGGEEKHRATTTRPSGDKREGPPGSRSRLRAAPCRRLRKTLQTQLGLLQRRYQKLARSMAHTRNFVGDLGGRGWGGEQKSFTIVLEREDDTLGFNIIGGRPNQNCQKQSATEGIYVSKILENGPADRADGLEVHDKIIEVNGKDLSKATHEEAVEAFRTAKEPIVVQVLRRTPLSRPTFGMVPEVQLTNASTQTDITFEHIMALAKLRPLTPPVPDTCPFLLSDSCHSLHPMEHGFYEDNEYVSSLPADADRAEDFEYEEVELCRVSSQEKLGLTVCYRTDDEEDTGIYVSEVDPNSIAARDGRIREGDRILQINGEDIQNREEAVALLSSEECKRIVLLVARPDIQLDEGWLEDERNEFLEELNSEMLEEEHNEGAQHTANELQQPKKQEEEEGTTDTATSSSNNQEKDSGVGRTDESLRNDESSEQENVVEGPHSTSLKSKRELGQSQDTLGSLELQGHESFAGGECLDSDCASNHEVCEGFQQLLELKIRNHGDYDLYYSSSTIECNQGQQDGVEHELQLLNEELRNIELECQNIMQAHRLQKVTDQYGDIWALHDGGFRNYNTSLDTQRGKLDDIMEHPEKSDKDSSSAYNTAESCRSTPLTIDRSPDSSLPRMINLANKKNLRSTMTAHQSPSRPSTKEYTSTHVKTTDEGCSIESLEKSLENHQLPDQENTVNERTPYLSPYHSSAYRYANIPAHARHYQSYMQLIQQKSAVEYAQSQLSLVSMCKESQKGSEPKMEWKVKIRSDGTRYITKRPVRDRILKERALKIKEERSGMTTDDDTMSEMKMGRYWSKEERKQHLVRAKEQRRRREFMMRSRLECLKESPQSSGEGKKELSIIELSHKKMMKKRNKKILDNWMTIQELMTHGAKSPDGTRVHNAFLSVTTV